From Papaver somniferum cultivar HN1 unplaced genomic scaffold, ASM357369v1 unplaced-scaffold_140, whole genome shotgun sequence, a single genomic window includes:
- the LOC113335375 gene encoding F-box/LRR-repeat protein At3g59200-like: MRCVVQTCVLSKRWRYVWPSVSNLVFRADSFGERGVKQLRKFRKFVDKVLMLRGLNDIHKFHLHWGNCQTDKIINEHLNAWVLVALRCNVQDLSIQIDGDGNGHYDLQFRFPQSLFNSQSLSKLVLEMTCNYESQVILPESIDLPRLKFMSLGSFFVEDGGSINKLISSCPILESLILRDIWIEDGYDMNVNIESHELKHFEIINNIDILVWSHYNMSKIIKLSTPNLTSFICKDYMLQEYCLENVSSLITADIEIVREGEYEALEYYDLEISEEGKEILYPKRTMEFIEAFLNVKELTISSPGFVQSKGLCFGRNLRTMKWCVCWYLGQIGESTS; the protein is encoded by the coding sequence atgagatgtgtggttcaaacaTGTGTTTTGTCGAAAAGGTGGAGGTATGTATGGCCTTCTGTTTCAAATTTAGTCTTCAGAGCCGATTCTTTCGGAGAACGTGGAGTGAAACAACTGAGGAAGTTTAGAAAGTTTGTTGATAAGGTACTTATGCTAAGAGGGCTTAATGATATACATAAGTTTCATCTTCATTGGGGGAATTGTCAGACAGATAAAATAATAAACGAACATCTGAATGCATGGGTACTTGTTGCGTTAAGATGTAATGTTCAAGACTTATCTATTCAAATTGATGGTGATGGGAACGGCCATTATGATCTGCAATTCAGGTTTCCACAATCACTGTttaattctcaatcattatcaAAGTTGGTCTTAGAAATGACTTGCAATTATGAATCACAAGTTATTCTTCCTGAATCAATTGATTTACCTAGACTCAAGTTTATGTCGCTTGGTTCGTTTTTTGTGGAGGATGGAGGTTCGATTAATAAACTTATCTCAAGCTGTCCAATTCTTGAATCGCTGATATTGAGAGATATTTGGATAGAAGATGGCTATGATATGAATGTTAATATTGAGTCTCATGAACTGAAGCACTTCGAGATTATCAATAATATTGACATTCTTGTTTGGTCCCATTATAACATGTCGAAGATTATCAAGTTATCGACTCCGAACTTGACATCATTCATCTGCAAAGATTACATGTTACAAGAGTATTGTCTAGAGAACGTTTCTTCTCTAATCACTGCTGATATTGAAATTGTCAGAGAAGGTGAATACGAAGCTCTTGAATATTATGATTTGGAGATTTCAGAAGAAGGGAAAGAAATATTGTATCCTAAGCGTACAATGGAATTCATTGAAGCATTTCTTAATGTAAAAGAGCTGACAATTTCATCACCTGGATTCGTTCAG